The proteins below come from a single Epinephelus moara isolate mb chromosome 19, YSFRI_EMoa_1.0, whole genome shotgun sequence genomic window:
- the mypn gene encoding myopalladin isoform X3 gives MQENNIDQPPSLSQLLRESYLAEARAQQRHSEMSRSDASSSRLQIYGSLKGKAEDSVGHNEPQLPDLSAFLSQEELDESVNLARQAIGHEPREERAEVKASVVPLTHSNISASAYSSEPPSVPFAAPFAATSAVPFTQPAPELKELPAVHTTFTSDRKMHKASTRQENMIRDTRDSAEGFNDFNRSARNAPYGPETQSKKEFLNKAADFIEELSSLFKANSSKRVRPRACKSHRSRTQNKSQNDGTVYPVCPDNRERSAMPAEVEKERSSPVVSHYPEARLDSGIGRVEFQDSRITEGQQYDSVFQEVEEEEVAESCALTETPYPAEPACEPPCFIQKLKSREVPEGSKVQLDCIVRGLPVPEVRWFCEGKELENSPDIQIITNGELHSLIIAEAFEEDTGRYSCFASNFYGTDSTSAEIYVEGASSSDSEGEQHIEHVAQLQKSTPPSKSQTPSVEEGDSPSYQPATATEEPAEQLSSPPTNQIIPEPLLPVWTSATILPVQEPPTTSVASTAQPAQEEATVSPVQVFPSSSPGDTEVSESQGVPVTSTPPPVQTAAAIATSLPLNSVVSTVLPVLSAPTQTPQPESQTSNHNYPQGLNSQPIMAAPVFTKSLQDLHASEGQLVVLECRVKGVPSPRVDWYRDGNIIEDSPDFRILQKKPRSPAESEEICTLVIAEVFPEDSGMFTCTASNKYGTVSSAAALKVKGNGSNSHVRPFSSLTVEPNRIHEPSSAPTMNPQLEVTVTNSIKPHSSTIRLDPLISSTVRLDPLSTSTLRLDPNGSSMLRPDPLRTSLPSLEPSSLSSSSGLNSRSSSTPNLDPLYVHQNPPRSSGARPEPQSSGQVLSHPKPFISPFAVEASTEQEVSRPVVTSPDTSPKVKGTPNHQNGSIIVVPLPDPPPNSCLKTGNQTNHKDSRVGLRVHFKLPEDEEDKQSDASSQCDDDTTLLANKEPPPVLAKPKLDPAQLQLLHNQVLMEQQQDTEPQTQTRTPTRLQSQPQLQIQIQPEVQTSSEGPLWSPRMHREPHPPPFQTYLNTTTSPQQTPHSAPPLTTAPPAPSLSSAPALSTTFSPPLNTSPFSSPPSIPQLNTSSLVTSPPPAPQLKTAPPLSVAPVTQMNTIHASHINLSPAALAKTAPTPQFFSPPAPKLTTAPTEPTPALQQLTSPTPLLRSTHASLMNLTATSHTFNYTRPKEFIAAQTFSPVRSPSPTESPVPLLQELAAELNSSAASSPTLPPFSPPPRIFPTRVLKSPTSPPSLVSSPTPVSGSLLNSVFAIRAQSPPQASSPTSSSSTPSPIQNPVAFLSAVLPSLTPSPLTNSMGLPKGAPLGLKKNVPKVRRPSIEDIRESKELLLHDIEKKLRFRDDTIHLAHQQEYKVSNFEQRLMSEIEFRLERTPVEESDDEVQHDDVPRGKCIAPIFDKKLKNFKAMEGGPVTFSCKVVGIPFPKVYWFKDGKQILRRNIHYRKIREGDGTCALHIESTTNDDDGNYTIMAANPQGRISCSGHLIVQTGPPRNRLTPIHSQRVRARIQEVEGEQTQERFFRPHFLQAPGDMLAHEGRLCRLDCKVSGLPNPELMWLVNGRPIYPDFYHKMLVRENGIHSLVIDPLTQNDAGTYTCIASNKAGQSSFSLELKVVEKEMKHPPEFVEKLQNMGIPEGTPVRLECRVVGMPPPAIFWKKDNDTIPKTRDRISMSQDSTGYVCLLIQPTTKDDAGWYTVSAKNDAGVVSCTCRLDIYAQWHQSVPAPMKKTQRTGSRYAALTGQGLDIKSAFPTSETNPILFSSSPPEVMLESEEL, from the exons ATGCAGGAAAACAACATCGACCAGCCGCCATCACTGTCTCAGCTCCTAAGAGAGAGCTACCTGGCAGAGGCCAGAGCCCAGCAGCGGCACAGTGAGATGAGCCGCTCGGACGCTTCCTCCTCACGTCTTCAGATTTATGGCTCACTCAAAGGCAAGGCTGAGGACTCAGTGGGTCACAATGAGCCCCAGTTACCAGACCTCTCAGCCTTCCTCAGTCAAGAGGAGCTGGATGAGAGTGTGAACCTGGCCCGCCAGGCCATCGGACATGAGCCACGAGAGGAGAGGGCAGAGGTCAAGGCCTCTGTCGTGCCGTTAACCCACTCCAACATCTCAGCCTCAGCCTATTCCTCTGAACCCCCATCTGTTCCCTTTGCTGCTCCTTTTGCCGCCACATCTGCTGTGCCCTTCACCCAACCAGCCCCTGAACTCAAAGAACTGCCAGCCGTACACACAACATTCACATCAGACAGAAAGATGCACAAAGCATCCACACGGCAGGAAAACATGATCAGGGACACAAGGGACTCTGCTGAGGGGTTCAACGACTTTAACAGGTCAGCAAGGAACGCCCCATACGGCCCAGAGACCCAGTCCAAGAAGGAGTTCCTCAACAAGGCAGCGGACTTCATTGAGgagctctcctctctcttcaagGCCAACAGCTCCAAACGGGTACGACCAAGAGCATGCAAATCCCACAGGAGTAGGACCCAGAACAAGAGCCAAAATGATGGGACAGTTTATCCCGTTTGTCCAGACAACAGGGAGCGCTCTGCCATGCCCGCAGAGGTGGAGAAGGAAAGATCCAGCCCTGTTGTCAGCCACTACCCAGAGGCCCGGCTGGACTCTGGGATTGGGCGTGTGGAGTTTCAGGACAGCAGGATTACTGAGGGGCAGCAGTATGACTCTGTTTtccaggaggtggaggaggaggaggtggctgAAAGCTGTGCCCTGACAGAGACTCCATATCCGGCGGAGCCTGCGTGTGAGCCTCCTTGTTTCATCCAGAAACTGAAAAGTAGGGAGGTTCCAGAGGGCAGCAAGGTCCAACTGGACTGCATTGTGAGAGGACTCCCTGTGCCTGAAGTCCG GTGGTTTTGTGAGGGCAAGGAGCTGGAGAACAGCCCTGACATTCAGATCATCACTAACGGCGAGCTGCACTCTCTGATCATCGCTGAGGCCTTCGAGGAAGATACCGGGCGCTACTCATGCTTTGCATCTAATTTCTATGGCACTGACTCCACGTCAGCTGAGATCTATGTCGAAG GTGCCTCCTCATCAGATTCTGAGGGGGAGCAGCACATTGAACATGTAGCCCA gctacagaaATCTACACCTCCATCAAAGAGTCAGACTCCCTCTGTAGAAGAGGGCGACTCTCCGTCATACCAACCTGCAACAGCCACTGAGGAGCCAGCAGAGCAGCTCTCCTCTCCACCAACTAACCAAATAATCCCAGAACCTCTCCTACCAGTCTGGACATCAGCCACCATACTTCCTGTTCAAGAGCCCCCTACAACATCTGTGGCATCCACAGCACAACCAGCTCAGGAGGAAGCAACAGTGTCACCTGTGCAGGTGTTTCCTTCTTCGTCACCTGGTGATACAGAGGTCTCAGAATCCCAGGGGGTGCCTGTCACATCCACACCACCACCAGTGCAGACAGCTGCAGCGATAGCTACATCGCTGCCTTTGAACTCAGTGGTCTCCACTGTGCTGCCTGTCCTGTCAGCTCCAACACAAACACCACAACCTGAG AGTCAAACCTCCAACCACAACTATCCACAAGGGTTGAACAGCCAACCTATCATGGCTGCCCCTGTATTCACAAAG AGCCTGCAGGACCTCCATGCCTCAGAAGGCCAGCTGGTGGTGCTAGAGTGCCGTGTGAAAGGGGTGCCGTCCCCTCGAGTGGACTGGTACAGAGATGGAAACATTATAGAGGACTCTCCTGATTTCAGGATCCTGCAGAAAA AGCCCAGATCTCCAGCTGAATCAG AGGAAATATGCACTCTGGTCATTGCTGAGGTCTTTCCTGAAGATTCGGGGATGTTTACTTGTACAGCAAGCAACAAGTATGGAACCGTGTCCAGCGCTGCTGCTCTAAAGGTCAAAG GCAATGGCAGCAACAGCCACGTGAGGCCTTTCAGCAGTTTGACAGTAGAGCCCAATCGCATCCATGAACCTTCATCAGCTCCCACTATGAACCCTCAACTAGAGGTTACTGTGACCAACAGCATCAAGCCCCACTCCAGCACCATTCGCCTAGACCCGCTTATCTCTAGCACCGTGCGCCTGGACCCCTTGAGCACCAGCACCCTCCGTTTGGACCCAAATGGCTCCAGCATGTTGCGTCCAGACCCCCTTCGCACCAGTCTACCCAGTTTGGAACCCTCCAGCCTAAGCAGCAGCTCCGGCCTCAactctcgcagcagcagcaccccAAACTTAGACCCCCTCTATGTCCACCAGAACCCTCCTAGATCCAGTGGAGCACGTCCAGAACCACAGAGCAGCGGACAGGTGCTCTCACACCCAAAACCCTTCATTTCTCCATTTGCAGTTGAGGCTTCAActgaacaggaagtgtccaGACCTGTAGTGACATCGCCTGACACAAGCCCCAAAGTTAAGGGAACCCCAAACCACCAGAATGGGAGCATTATTGTGGTGCCCCTCCCAGATCCGCCTCCTAACTCCTGCCTAAAGACGGGCAACCAGACGAACCACAAAGACTCCAGAGTCGGCCTGCGTGTGCACTTTAAACTGCCCGAGGATGAAGAGGATAAACAGAGTGATGCATCCAGTCAGTGTGATGATGACACCACCTTGTTGGCTAACAAAGAACCCCCACCAGTGCTGGCTAAACCCAAACT GGACCCGGCCCAGCTCCAGCTTCTGCACAACCAGGTCCTcatggagcagcagcaggacactGAGCCTCAGACCCAAACCCGCACCCCCACCCGGCTTCAGTCCCAACCCCAACTCCAGATTCAGATCCAGCCTGAGGTCCAAACCTCCAGCGAAGGTCCGCTGTGGTCACCCCGAATGCACCGTGAACCCCATCCGCCACCTTTCCAGACCTACCTTAACACCACAACATCCCCACAGCAGACGCCTCACTCTGCACCTCCACTGACCACCGCTCCCCCTGCACCCTCTCTGAGCTCTGCTCCAGCACTCAGCACCACCTTTTCACCTCCTCTCAACACTTCTCCTTTTAGCTCCCCTCCTTCAATCCCTCAGCTAAACACTTCCTCCCTGGTGACCTCCCCTCCACCTGCCCCACAGCTGAAAACAGCTCCTCCTCTTAGTGTAGCTCCCGTAACCCAGATGAACACCATCCATGCCTCTCACATCAACCTGTCCCCTGCAGCTCTTGCCAAAACTGCCCCCACACCCCaatttttctctcctcctgcaCCAAAGCTTACTACAGCCCCTACAGAGCCAACCCCAGCCTTACAGCAGCTTACATCTCCTACTCCTCTACTGAGAAGCACCCACGCCTCCCTCATGAACCTCACCGCCACCTCCCACACTTTCAACTACACCCGGCCTAAAGAGTTCATAGCTGCTCAGACCTTCTCACCAGTCAGGAGTCCCTCCCCAACAGAATCACCAGTCCCTCTGCTCCAAGAGCTGGCCGCCGAGCTCAATTCCTCTGCAGCTAGTTCCCCTACTCTACCGCCATTCTCCCCCCCGCCCAGGATCTTCCCCACGAGGGTGCTCAAGTCTCCCACCAGCCCTCCTTCGCTCGTGTCCTCACCTACACCAGTGTCGGGGTCTTTACTGAACAGTGTGTTCGCCATACGAGCTCAGTCACCTCCCCAGGCCTCCTCACCCACATCCAGCAGCTCCACCCCTAGCCCCATTCAAAACCCTGTGGCGTTCCTGAGCGCCGTCCTGCCATCACTGACCCCGAGTCCACTCACCAACTCAATGGGCCTGCCAAAAGGCGCTCCTTTAGG GCTAAAAAAGAATGTACCAAAGGTGCGCCGCCCGTCCATTGAAGACATTCGTGAAAGCAAAGAACTTCTCCTCCATGACATCGAGAAAAAGCTTCGATTTAGAGACGACACAATACATCTTGCACATCAACAG GAGTACAAAGTGTCCAATTTTGAGCAGAGACTAATGAGCGAGATCGAATTCCGTTTGGAGCGGACGCCAGTGGAGGAGTCGGATGATGAGGTGCAGCACGATGACGTCCCGAGGGGAAAATGCATCGCCCCAATATTTGACAAGAAACTGAAGAATTTTAAAGCCATGGAAGGCGGGCCTGTCACTTTCTCATGTAAAGTCGTGGGAATCCCTTTTCCAAAG GTTTACTGGTTCAAGGATGGCAAGCAGATCTTGAGGAGGAACATCCATTACAGGAAGATAAGAGAGGGGGATGGGACCTGTGCTCTGCATATAGAGTCCACGACCAATGACGACGATGGCAACTACACCATCATGGCAGCTAATCCACAG GGACGAATCAGCTGCTCGGGTCATTTGATAGTCCAAACGGGACCTCCCCGAAACAGACTGACACCTATTCACTCTCAGAG GGTGCGAGCCCGCATACAGGAAGTTGAAGGTGAGCAAACGCAAGAGCGTTTTTTTCGGCCTCACTTCCTCCAGGCTCCGGGCGACATGCTGGCTCACGAAGGACGACTGTGTAGACTAGACTGTAAG GTAAGCGGCCTCCCCAACCCAGAGCTGATGTGGTTGGTCAACGGGAGGCCAATCTATCCAGACTTTTACCACAAGATGTTGGTGCGGGAGAATGGCATCCATTCTCTCGTCATTGATCCTCTGACGCAAAATGACGCCGGCACATACACGTGTATTGCAAGCAACAAAGCAGGACAGAGCTCCTTTAGTCTAGAGCTGAAAGTTGTGG agaaagaGATGAAGCACCCTCCTGAGTTTGTGGAGAAGCTGCAGAACATGGGTATTCCTGAGGGGACTCCAGTCAGGCTGGAGTGTCGGGTGGTGGGGATGCCCCCTCCAGCCATCTTCTGGAAGAAAGACAATGACACCATTCCTAAAACTAGGGACAGAATCAG CATGTCCCAGGATTCAACAGGATATGTGTGTCTCCTTATCCAGCCAACAACAAAGGACGATGCTGGCTGGTACACAGTGTCAGCAAAAAACGATGCTGGAGTTGTATCCTGCACCTGCAGGCTTGATATCTATG CACAGTGGCATCAGAGCGTCCCTGCACCCATGAAAAAGACTCAGCGCACGGGCAGCCGCTATGCAGCTCTGACAGGCCAGGGGCTCGACATCAAGTCAGCTTTCCCCACCTCAGAGACCAACCCCATCCTGTTCTCCAGCTCCCCTCCTGAGGTCATGCTGGAGAGTGAGGAGCTGTGA
- the mypn gene encoding myopalladin isoform X2 — MQENNIDQPPSLSQLLRESYLAEARAQQRHSEMSRSDASSSRLQIYGSLKGKAEDSVGHNEPQLPDLSAFLSQEELDESVNLARQAIGHEPREERAEVKASVVPLTHSNISASAYSSEPPSVPFAAPFAATSAVPFTQPAPELKELPAVHTTFTSDRKMHKASTRQENMIRDTRDSAEGFNDFNRSARNAPYGPETQSKKEFLNKAADFIEELSSLFKANSSKRVRPRACKSHRSRTQNKSQNDGTVYPVCPDNRERSAMPAEVEKERSSPVVSHYPEARLDSGIGRVEFQDSRITEGQQYDSVFQEVEEEEVAESCALTETPYPAEPACEPPCFIQKLKSREVPEGSKVQLDCIVRGLPVPEVRWFCEGKELENSPDIQIITNGELHSLIIAEAFEEDTGRYSCFASNFYGTDSTSAEIYVEGASSSDSEGEQHIEHVAQLQKSTPPSKSQTPSVEEGDSPSYQPATATEEPAEQLSSPPTNQIIPEPLLPVWTSATILPVQEPPTTSVASTAQPAQEEATVSPVQVFPSSSPGDTEVSESQGVPVTSTPPPVQTAAAIATSLPLNSVVSTVLPVLSAPTQTPQPESQTSNHNYPQGLNSQPIMAAPVFTKSLQDLHASEGQLVVLECRVKGVPSPRVDWYRDGNIIEDSPDFRILQKKEICTLVIAEVFPEDSGMFTCTASNKYGTVSSAAALKVKGNGSNSHVRPFSSLTVEPNRIHEPSSAPTMNPQLEVTVTNSIKPHSSTIRLDPLISSTVRLDPLSTSTLRLDPNGSSMLRPDPLRTSLPSLEPSSLSSSSGLNSRSSSTPNLDPLYVHQNPPRSSGARPEPQSSGQVLSHPKPFISPFAVEASTEQEVSRPVVTSPDTSPKVKGTPNHQNGSIIVVPLPDPPPNSCLKTGNQTNHKDSRVGLRVHFKLPEDEEDKQSDASSQCDDDTTLLANKEPPPVLAKPKLDPAQLQLLHNQVLMEQQQDTEPQTQTRTPTRLQSQPQLQIQIQPEVQTSSEGPLWSPRMHREPHPPPFQTYLNTTTSPQQTPHSAPPLTTAPPAPSLSSAPALSTTFSPPLNTSPFSSPPSIPQLNTSSLVTSPPPAPQLKTAPPLSVAPVTQMNTIHASHINLSPAALAKTAPTPQFFSPPAPKLTTAPTEPTPALQQLTSPTPLLRSTHASLMNLTATSHTFNYTRPKEFIAAQTFSPVRSPSPTESPVPLLQELAAELNSSAASSPTLPPFSPPPRIFPTRVLKSPTSPPSLVSSPTPVSGSLLNSVFAIRAQSPPQASSPTSSSSTPSPIQNPVAFLSAVLPSLTPSPLTNSMGLPKGAPLGLKKNVPKVRRPSIEDIRESKELLLHDIEKKLRFRDDTIHLAHQQKLSYEGKTASRPLGPIIPATVINYDEEYKVSNFEQRLMSEIEFRLERTPVEESDDEVQHDDVPRGKCIAPIFDKKLKNFKAMEGGPVTFSCKVVGIPFPKVYWFKDGKQILRRNIHYRKIREGDGTCALHIESTTNDDDGNYTIMAANPQGRISCSGHLIVQTGPPRNRLTPIHSQRVRARIQEVEGEQTQERFFRPHFLQAPGDMLAHEGRLCRLDCKVSGLPNPELMWLVNGRPIYPDFYHKMLVRENGIHSLVIDPLTQNDAGTYTCIASNKAGQSSFSLELKVVEKEMKHPPEFVEKLQNMGIPEGTPVRLECRVVGMPPPAIFWKKDNDTIPKTRDRISMSQDSTGYVCLLIQPTTKDDAGWYTVSAKNDAGVVSCTCRLDIYAQWHQSVPAPMKKTQRTGSRYAALTGQGLDIKSAFPTSETNPILFSSSPPEVMLESEEL, encoded by the exons ATGCAGGAAAACAACATCGACCAGCCGCCATCACTGTCTCAGCTCCTAAGAGAGAGCTACCTGGCAGAGGCCAGAGCCCAGCAGCGGCACAGTGAGATGAGCCGCTCGGACGCTTCCTCCTCACGTCTTCAGATTTATGGCTCACTCAAAGGCAAGGCTGAGGACTCAGTGGGTCACAATGAGCCCCAGTTACCAGACCTCTCAGCCTTCCTCAGTCAAGAGGAGCTGGATGAGAGTGTGAACCTGGCCCGCCAGGCCATCGGACATGAGCCACGAGAGGAGAGGGCAGAGGTCAAGGCCTCTGTCGTGCCGTTAACCCACTCCAACATCTCAGCCTCAGCCTATTCCTCTGAACCCCCATCTGTTCCCTTTGCTGCTCCTTTTGCCGCCACATCTGCTGTGCCCTTCACCCAACCAGCCCCTGAACTCAAAGAACTGCCAGCCGTACACACAACATTCACATCAGACAGAAAGATGCACAAAGCATCCACACGGCAGGAAAACATGATCAGGGACACAAGGGACTCTGCTGAGGGGTTCAACGACTTTAACAGGTCAGCAAGGAACGCCCCATACGGCCCAGAGACCCAGTCCAAGAAGGAGTTCCTCAACAAGGCAGCGGACTTCATTGAGgagctctcctctctcttcaagGCCAACAGCTCCAAACGGGTACGACCAAGAGCATGCAAATCCCACAGGAGTAGGACCCAGAACAAGAGCCAAAATGATGGGACAGTTTATCCCGTTTGTCCAGACAACAGGGAGCGCTCTGCCATGCCCGCAGAGGTGGAGAAGGAAAGATCCAGCCCTGTTGTCAGCCACTACCCAGAGGCCCGGCTGGACTCTGGGATTGGGCGTGTGGAGTTTCAGGACAGCAGGATTACTGAGGGGCAGCAGTATGACTCTGTTTtccaggaggtggaggaggaggaggtggctgAAAGCTGTGCCCTGACAGAGACTCCATATCCGGCGGAGCCTGCGTGTGAGCCTCCTTGTTTCATCCAGAAACTGAAAAGTAGGGAGGTTCCAGAGGGCAGCAAGGTCCAACTGGACTGCATTGTGAGAGGACTCCCTGTGCCTGAAGTCCG GTGGTTTTGTGAGGGCAAGGAGCTGGAGAACAGCCCTGACATTCAGATCATCACTAACGGCGAGCTGCACTCTCTGATCATCGCTGAGGCCTTCGAGGAAGATACCGGGCGCTACTCATGCTTTGCATCTAATTTCTATGGCACTGACTCCACGTCAGCTGAGATCTATGTCGAAG GTGCCTCCTCATCAGATTCTGAGGGGGAGCAGCACATTGAACATGTAGCCCA gctacagaaATCTACACCTCCATCAAAGAGTCAGACTCCCTCTGTAGAAGAGGGCGACTCTCCGTCATACCAACCTGCAACAGCCACTGAGGAGCCAGCAGAGCAGCTCTCCTCTCCACCAACTAACCAAATAATCCCAGAACCTCTCCTACCAGTCTGGACATCAGCCACCATACTTCCTGTTCAAGAGCCCCCTACAACATCTGTGGCATCCACAGCACAACCAGCTCAGGAGGAAGCAACAGTGTCACCTGTGCAGGTGTTTCCTTCTTCGTCACCTGGTGATACAGAGGTCTCAGAATCCCAGGGGGTGCCTGTCACATCCACACCACCACCAGTGCAGACAGCTGCAGCGATAGCTACATCGCTGCCTTTGAACTCAGTGGTCTCCACTGTGCTGCCTGTCCTGTCAGCTCCAACACAAACACCACAACCTGAG AGTCAAACCTCCAACCACAACTATCCACAAGGGTTGAACAGCCAACCTATCATGGCTGCCCCTGTATTCACAAAG AGCCTGCAGGACCTCCATGCCTCAGAAGGCCAGCTGGTGGTGCTAGAGTGCCGTGTGAAAGGGGTGCCGTCCCCTCGAGTGGACTGGTACAGAGATGGAAACATTATAGAGGACTCTCCTGATTTCAGGATCCTGCAGAAAA AGGAAATATGCACTCTGGTCATTGCTGAGGTCTTTCCTGAAGATTCGGGGATGTTTACTTGTACAGCAAGCAACAAGTATGGAACCGTGTCCAGCGCTGCTGCTCTAAAGGTCAAAG GCAATGGCAGCAACAGCCACGTGAGGCCTTTCAGCAGTTTGACAGTAGAGCCCAATCGCATCCATGAACCTTCATCAGCTCCCACTATGAACCCTCAACTAGAGGTTACTGTGACCAACAGCATCAAGCCCCACTCCAGCACCATTCGCCTAGACCCGCTTATCTCTAGCACCGTGCGCCTGGACCCCTTGAGCACCAGCACCCTCCGTTTGGACCCAAATGGCTCCAGCATGTTGCGTCCAGACCCCCTTCGCACCAGTCTACCCAGTTTGGAACCCTCCAGCCTAAGCAGCAGCTCCGGCCTCAactctcgcagcagcagcaccccAAACTTAGACCCCCTCTATGTCCACCAGAACCCTCCTAGATCCAGTGGAGCACGTCCAGAACCACAGAGCAGCGGACAGGTGCTCTCACACCCAAAACCCTTCATTTCTCCATTTGCAGTTGAGGCTTCAActgaacaggaagtgtccaGACCTGTAGTGACATCGCCTGACACAAGCCCCAAAGTTAAGGGAACCCCAAACCACCAGAATGGGAGCATTATTGTGGTGCCCCTCCCAGATCCGCCTCCTAACTCCTGCCTAAAGACGGGCAACCAGACGAACCACAAAGACTCCAGAGTCGGCCTGCGTGTGCACTTTAAACTGCCCGAGGATGAAGAGGATAAACAGAGTGATGCATCCAGTCAGTGTGATGATGACACCACCTTGTTGGCTAACAAAGAACCCCCACCAGTGCTGGCTAAACCCAAACT GGACCCGGCCCAGCTCCAGCTTCTGCACAACCAGGTCCTcatggagcagcagcaggacactGAGCCTCAGACCCAAACCCGCACCCCCACCCGGCTTCAGTCCCAACCCCAACTCCAGATTCAGATCCAGCCTGAGGTCCAAACCTCCAGCGAAGGTCCGCTGTGGTCACCCCGAATGCACCGTGAACCCCATCCGCCACCTTTCCAGACCTACCTTAACACCACAACATCCCCACAGCAGACGCCTCACTCTGCACCTCCACTGACCACCGCTCCCCCTGCACCCTCTCTGAGCTCTGCTCCAGCACTCAGCACCACCTTTTCACCTCCTCTCAACACTTCTCCTTTTAGCTCCCCTCCTTCAATCCCTCAGCTAAACACTTCCTCCCTGGTGACCTCCCCTCCACCTGCCCCACAGCTGAAAACAGCTCCTCCTCTTAGTGTAGCTCCCGTAACCCAGATGAACACCATCCATGCCTCTCACATCAACCTGTCCCCTGCAGCTCTTGCCAAAACTGCCCCCACACCCCaatttttctctcctcctgcaCCAAAGCTTACTACAGCCCCTACAGAGCCAACCCCAGCCTTACAGCAGCTTACATCTCCTACTCCTCTACTGAGAAGCACCCACGCCTCCCTCATGAACCTCACCGCCACCTCCCACACTTTCAACTACACCCGGCCTAAAGAGTTCATAGCTGCTCAGACCTTCTCACCAGTCAGGAGTCCCTCCCCAACAGAATCACCAGTCCCTCTGCTCCAAGAGCTGGCCGCCGAGCTCAATTCCTCTGCAGCTAGTTCCCCTACTCTACCGCCATTCTCCCCCCCGCCCAGGATCTTCCCCACGAGGGTGCTCAAGTCTCCCACCAGCCCTCCTTCGCTCGTGTCCTCACCTACACCAGTGTCGGGGTCTTTACTGAACAGTGTGTTCGCCATACGAGCTCAGTCACCTCCCCAGGCCTCCTCACCCACATCCAGCAGCTCCACCCCTAGCCCCATTCAAAACCCTGTGGCGTTCCTGAGCGCCGTCCTGCCATCACTGACCCCGAGTCCACTCACCAACTCAATGGGCCTGCCAAAAGGCGCTCCTTTAGG GCTAAAAAAGAATGTACCAAAGGTGCGCCGCCCGTCCATTGAAGACATTCGTGAAAGCAAAGAACTTCTCCTCCATGACATCGAGAAAAAGCTTCGATTTAGAGACGACACAATACATCTTGCACATCAACAG AAGCTGAGTTATGAGGGGAAAACAGCGAGCAGACCCCTTGGACCAATCATTCCTGCTACTGTCATTAACTATGATGAG GAGTACAAAGTGTCCAATTTTGAGCAGAGACTAATGAGCGAGATCGAATTCCGTTTGGAGCGGACGCCAGTGGAGGAGTCGGATGATGAGGTGCAGCACGATGACGTCCCGAGGGGAAAATGCATCGCCCCAATATTTGACAAGAAACTGAAGAATTTTAAAGCCATGGAAGGCGGGCCTGTCACTTTCTCATGTAAAGTCGTGGGAATCCCTTTTCCAAAG GTTTACTGGTTCAAGGATGGCAAGCAGATCTTGAGGAGGAACATCCATTACAGGAAGATAAGAGAGGGGGATGGGACCTGTGCTCTGCATATAGAGTCCACGACCAATGACGACGATGGCAACTACACCATCATGGCAGCTAATCCACAG GGACGAATCAGCTGCTCGGGTCATTTGATAGTCCAAACGGGACCTCCCCGAAACAGACTGACACCTATTCACTCTCAGAG GGTGCGAGCCCGCATACAGGAAGTTGAAGGTGAGCAAACGCAAGAGCGTTTTTTTCGGCCTCACTTCCTCCAGGCTCCGGGCGACATGCTGGCTCACGAAGGACGACTGTGTAGACTAGACTGTAAG GTAAGCGGCCTCCCCAACCCAGAGCTGATGTGGTTGGTCAACGGGAGGCCAATCTATCCAGACTTTTACCACAAGATGTTGGTGCGGGAGAATGGCATCCATTCTCTCGTCATTGATCCTCTGACGCAAAATGACGCCGGCACATACACGTGTATTGCAAGCAACAAAGCAGGACAGAGCTCCTTTAGTCTAGAGCTGAAAGTTGTGG agaaagaGATGAAGCACCCTCCTGAGTTTGTGGAGAAGCTGCAGAACATGGGTATTCCTGAGGGGACTCCAGTCAGGCTGGAGTGTCGGGTGGTGGGGATGCCCCCTCCAGCCATCTTCTGGAAGAAAGACAATGACACCATTCCTAAAACTAGGGACAGAATCAG CATGTCCCAGGATTCAACAGGATATGTGTGTCTCCTTATCCAGCCAACAACAAAGGACGATGCTGGCTGGTACACAGTGTCAGCAAAAAACGATGCTGGAGTTGTATCCTGCACCTGCAGGCTTGATATCTATG CACAGTGGCATCAGAGCGTCCCTGCACCCATGAAAAAGACTCAGCGCACGGGCAGCCGCTATGCAGCTCTGACAGGCCAGGGGCTCGACATCAAGTCAGCTTTCCCCACCTCAGAGACCAACCCCATCCTGTTCTCCAGCTCCCCTCCTGAGGTCATGCTGGAGAGTGAGGAGCTGTGA